The proteins below are encoded in one region of Scatophagus argus isolate fScaArg1 chromosome 24, fScaArg1.pri, whole genome shotgun sequence:
- the fam117ba gene encoding protein FAM117B isoform X2 — protein sequence MRDKATQTPRAWADERRRGSHKRSASCGSTDQLKEIAKLRQQLQRSKRSSRHRRDKDRKSPFNGSHTIIQSQSPMPKTILIPIPISKSSAPRFRNSVEGLNQEIERITIQDTPEKDETIVPQDVPDGHRAPPPVPPQRGSSTRSIDTQTPSGGGLSGNHSNCSSRPDSISPSYLTVLNDMGAGSPYEDKELSPCSPLPKYAASPRPNNSYTFKREPPEGCEKVRVSEESMPKPLQEIPPFLCPDRNKVNFIPNSGSAFCLVSILKPLLPAPDLNFRPGVGLRSLSPSLVPLSTQPCLLEEPESF from the exons ATGAGGGACAAAGCGACGCAG accCCCAGGGCCTGggcagatgagaggaggaggggctcTCACAAACGCTCGGCCTCCTGTGGGAGCACCGACCAGCTCAAAGAG ATTGCCAAATTGCGTCAGCAGCTCCAGCGCAGCAAACGCAGCAGCCGCCATCGGAGGGATAAAGACCGCAAGTCCCCATTCAATGGCAGCCATACCATCATCCAGTCGCAG TCGCCCATGCCCAAAACCATTCTGATACCCATCCCCATATCCAAGTCATCGGCCCCTCGTTTCCGCAACAGCGTGGAGGGCCTCAACCAAGAGATCGAACGCATCACCATCCAAGACACCCCAGAGAAGGACGAGACCATCGTG CCACAGGATGTCCCGGACGGGCACCGTGCACCCCCACCCGTCCCCCCACAGCGCGGCAGCAGCACCCGCAGCATCGACACACAGACTCCCTCAGGTGGCGGCCTGAGCGGTAACCATAGCAACTGCAGTAGCCGTCCCGACTCCATCTCACCCTCCTACCTCACCGTCCTCAACGACATGGGTGCAGGCAGCCCCTACGAGGACAAAG AGCTGAGCCCCTGCTCCCCGCTGCCTAAATACGCCGCCTCTCCCAGACCCAACAACAGCTACACGTTCAAGAGGGAACCTCCAGAGGGCTGCGAGAAGGTCAGAGTGTCCGAGGAGTCCAT GCCCAAACCTCTGCAGGAGATCCCTCCTTTCCTTTGTCCCGACCGCAACAAGGTCAACTTCATCCCCAACAGCGGCTCTGCCTTCTGCCTCGTCAGCATCCTCAAGCCCTTGCTCCCCGCCCCGGACCTCAACTTTCGCCCCGGGGTGGGCCTCCGAAGCCTGTCCCCGTCCCTCGTGCCTCTGTCCACCCAGCCTTGCCTGCTGGAGGAGCCCGAGAGCTTCTGA
- the fam117ba gene encoding protein FAM117B isoform X1 yields MRDKATQTPRAWADERRRGSHKRSASCGSTDQLKECLSVCEILQIAKLRQQLQRSKRSSRHRRDKDRKSPFNGSHTIIQSQSPMPKTILIPIPISKSSAPRFRNSVEGLNQEIERITIQDTPEKDETIVPQDVPDGHRAPPPVPPQRGSSTRSIDTQTPSGGGLSGNHSNCSSRPDSISPSYLTVLNDMGAGSPYEDKELSPCSPLPKYAASPRPNNSYTFKREPPEGCEKVRVSEESMPKPLQEIPPFLCPDRNKVNFIPNSGSAFCLVSILKPLLPAPDLNFRPGVGLRSLSPSLVPLSTQPCLLEEPESF; encoded by the exons ATGAGGGACAAAGCGACGCAG accCCCAGGGCCTGggcagatgagaggaggaggggctcTCACAAACGCTCGGCCTCCTGTGGGAGCACCGACCAGCTCAAAGAG tgtctgtctgtctgtgaaattCTCCAGATTGCCAAATTGCGTCAGCAGCTCCAGCGCAGCAAACGCAGCAGCCGCCATCGGAGGGATAAAGACCGCAAGTCCCCATTCAATGGCAGCCATACCATCATCCAGTCGCAG TCGCCCATGCCCAAAACCATTCTGATACCCATCCCCATATCCAAGTCATCGGCCCCTCGTTTCCGCAACAGCGTGGAGGGCCTCAACCAAGAGATCGAACGCATCACCATCCAAGACACCCCAGAGAAGGACGAGACCATCGTG CCACAGGATGTCCCGGACGGGCACCGTGCACCCCCACCCGTCCCCCCACAGCGCGGCAGCAGCACCCGCAGCATCGACACACAGACTCCCTCAGGTGGCGGCCTGAGCGGTAACCATAGCAACTGCAGTAGCCGTCCCGACTCCATCTCACCCTCCTACCTCACCGTCCTCAACGACATGGGTGCAGGCAGCCCCTACGAGGACAAAG AGCTGAGCCCCTGCTCCCCGCTGCCTAAATACGCCGCCTCTCCCAGACCCAACAACAGCTACACGTTCAAGAGGGAACCTCCAGAGGGCTGCGAGAAGGTCAGAGTGTCCGAGGAGTCCAT GCCCAAACCTCTGCAGGAGATCCCTCCTTTCCTTTGTCCCGACCGCAACAAGGTCAACTTCATCCCCAACAGCGGCTCTGCCTTCTGCCTCGTCAGCATCCTCAAGCCCTTGCTCCCCGCCCCGGACCTCAACTTTCGCCCCGGGGTGGGCCTCCGAAGCCTGTCCCCGTCCCTCGTGCCTCTGTCCACCCAGCCTTGCCTGCTGGAGGAGCCCGAGAGCTTCTGA